From one Hirundo rustica isolate bHirRus1 chromosome 8, bHirRus1.pri.v3, whole genome shotgun sequence genomic stretch:
- the NPY4R2 gene encoding neuropeptide Y receptor type 4-2 — translation MNKTRTVNDVFHFLISKNWSSSRSFPLNISNQCMNITDLTVFLATSYSLETVLGIVGNICLIAVIARQKEKANVTNILISNLIISDLFMCLVCLPFTVVYTMMDYWIFGEVMCKMTSFTQCTTVTVSILSLVLIALERHQLIINPTGWRPNTSQAYLGIGVIWTLACLMSLPFLTTSILSNELYEQLSHFMNFSTDKAICINSWPSEQHKLIYTTTLLLLQYCIPLFFIILCYLRIYLRLQKRKDMFEKSEYSNRAVQLRRINILLASMVAAFAVCWLPLHVFNTIVDWNYKIISPCHHNLIFSLCHLVAMASTCVNPVIYGFLNSNFKKEVKSLILSCQHNSVTASIEEYDHLPLSTMQTEISKGSLMLSCRHNSI, via the coding sequence ATGAATAAGACAAGAACTGTTAATgatgtttttcatttcctgatCAGCAAGAACTGGAGCTCAAGCCGAAGCTTTCCTTTGAACATTTCTAATCAGTGCATGAACATCACTGACCTTACTGTCTTTCTGGCCACCTCTTACAGCTTGGAGACTGTTCTGGGCATTGTGGGAAACATCTGCCTGATTGCTGTCATTGccaggcagaaggaaaaggccAATGTCACCAATATCCTAATTTCCAACTTAATAATTTCAGACTTGTTTATGTGTCTTGTCTGCCTGCCTTTCACTGTTGTTTACACCATGATGGACTACTGGATATTTGGAGAAGTCATGTGCAAAATGACCTCTTTCACTCAGTGCACAACTGTGACCGTGTCAATCCTTTCCCTTGTCCTTATCGCTCTGGAAAGACACCAGCTCATCATAAACCCGACTGGCTGGAGGCCAAATACCTCCCAAGCCTACCTCGGAATTGGAGTGATTTGGACTTTAGCATGTCTCATGTCCCTACCCTTTCTGACCACATCTATCTTGTCTAATGAGTTGTATGAGCAGCTCTCACACTTCATGAATTTTTCCACTGATAAGGCAATATGTATCAACTCGTGGCCTTCTGAGCAGCACAAACTTATCTATACTACCACTTTACTGCTCTTGCAATATTGCATCCCTCTGTTCTTCATTATCCTTTGCTACCTGCGTATCTACTTGCgcctgcagaagagaaaggacATGTTTGAGAAGAGTGAGTACAGCAACCGAGCAGTCCAGCTGAGAAGGATAAACATTTTGTTAGCATCCATGGTCGctgcttttgctgtttgctgGCTACCATTGCATGTTTTCAACACCATCGTGGACTGGAATTACAAAATCATTTCGCCTTGCCACCACAACCTGATCTTCTCATTGTGCCACCTGGTAGCTATGGCTTCCACCTGTGTCAACCCTGTTATCTATGGTTTCCTAAACAGCAACTTCAAAAAAGAAGTGAAGTCACTGATTCTGAGCTGCCAGCATAATTCGGTCACTGCCTCGATAGAAGAATATGATCATTTGCCTTTATCCACCATGCAGACTGAAATTTCCAAGGGGTCGCTGATGTTGAGCTGCAGGCACAATTCTATCTAA